A window of Hordeum vulgare subsp. vulgare chromosome 5H, MorexV3_pseudomolecules_assembly, whole genome shotgun sequence genomic DNA:
CCGAAGTgcgtcggtcatcgtacatccattgacggttcatctacattatgaaattaagtatatcaaaaaccactaaagaacatcatgaatagagaaatgaccaaattaatacaagttcttcatcgcattaaaaccaaagtacagtagtgatcaaatgttattgctgcaaaaataaatacgtaAAGTTCATATgtagttctcataaaacaacatacaactatgtaaaacatttcaatgcaacaacaaatgtgatcaaaatcgcaactaagctaacaattgacccaacatcataatgataccaagcctgttTATCAATGTCATATTttttaatattcctaatcttcaagcgcattgcatccatcttcaaccgcattgcatccatcttgatcttgtgatcatcggcgACATTGGCAACATGTAACTCcaattccatattcttatcctcaattattttcaattttttcttcaagtaattgttttctttttcaactaaatttaagctCTCGAtaagagggtcggttggaattttcggttcacatacctcctagataaaaacatccatgtcacgttggtcatcataattatcataaacactaaatcaaacaaatagttataaaagaaaaTATACAACATCCTAATCATAGGCTAGACGAGGACCGAtgtgggcggataccaaaaccaccgcactatataataacaaacgatAATAAAAGTAAGCAATTTATACAGGTATCTACCTAAATCATACACGTaagaatatttttcttttagaaagaagataagaacaagagtctcgcaacggtggtgccggcgacgagatcggcgcgggtgatcgacgacggtgaggacggggatgggacgacaccctacaatgttctgactctaagaagttaatttgagctcaaattgtgcatataaatcaaaagaactcccacatacactcctacactaaaacccacaaaccactctacttctagagcatttgaaatgagctaaactagcagtgagagatgaaaggatgaagtagctaaccttttagaacacttgtgtagttggtgcacgcccaaacctagacaaatcatgaggaaaatggagcttggagaggagaaagcttaagtgtggctcgggaatttcaccgaacacctcatgtgcatgcatagaacgGTGAACAGAGCAGGGCGagagtatatataggcatctctttggTGCCGGTTGGTGGCCAGAACTGGGACAGAAGACTGAACTTTAGTCCGAGTTCTAGCCACCaacagggactaaaggtgctgcgccaggagcgaggaccattggtcccggttcgtgtctggaaccagGACCAAAGGGATCAGACAAACCGGGACCCTAGCCCGGCCGGCGCCCTCGTCCCATGAATCGAGACTAATGCATCCATTGGTTCCGGTTCGTAACAGAAACGAGATTAAATCTCTTATCTCGTGTGGACCAAAgtactgttttctactagtgttactACATGTATTGAAGAAAAAGGGCTTCCCCCAgttttgtattacaaagcaatcAACCAGAACATCCGACGATAGGTGTTGGGGCACAAACAACACATTCACGTCCAAAAGAAATGGAAAAGAAAATACAAAAGAAACAAATGCCCACACCAGCGGATTGACAAAAAACACAAAAGACTCTCGATCGCTGCACCCACCAAGAGTCTTCCACCAAGTTCGAGGACTCCGAAGCGCCGGTACccatcaacacctccaagaaggaatgCGACGATGACGATGCTGTTGTCAAGGGTTTCCCCCGTATGCGACGAGGCGCGAGGAAGGGTAGCCCCGACGCCCTCCACAAAGGTTTGGCGACACCCAAGGGCGTCACCGCGTCAGTGTCGGCCGGGCCGGCAGGGGTTTCCCCCGATCCCATCATGCACCTCGGGCGCTCCGGAGCCTGCCACCAAACCAACCGACAACCTGCACGAACACAATCTGGAGGCCCCTGCGCCGTCTCACCACGGCACCGTAAGGAGAAGCGTGCACATCGATGAAGAGGACCCGGGACAAGGAGCAACAGCACCGTCGGCACGCGGGAGGGCTCAGCCTCCACCGTCAATGATGGTAGCCGACCGGACACAATAGTAGGAGAAAACGAGGCCCGTGGGCAACATGCATGCCGTCGACAACGCCACCCCCAGTCCAAGCTGCTCCGACTCACCACCATGTAGAAGACACCGCAGCCACACCGGGAGCCGGCCCGCTAGGACCCAGATGGGCCCCGCatggcccagatctgggccgggGGTGCGCCGCCGACCACCCCGCACCACCATGCCGCCCTGTCGTCAAGGAGCAGCGCCGCCACCTCACCTATCGCCGGTCACCATCACCGGGTCGACGGACCGCAGCCGACTGAGCTGCACCGCCGACGCCCCTGCCCCGGGAAGGGGGAACGCGTGCGCAGGGAAAGAAAGGCCCGCCGTCGTCGGCACCATCCGGGCTAGCGTCGGGGGCGCCGGTGGCGGGGAGGAGACGATGGAGGAAAACGCCCGCGGGGGAGGAGCTCGCGTGCCGCCCCGGCGACCTCCcggggaggcggcgcgaggaCGGATCTTTGATAACGGGGAGGGACGGGGCGGGGGAGGGGTAGGAGGGGCTTGAGTGACGGCCGACGGCGGAGGGAGGGCCGgcggcggcagaagggggagcgCGGAAACCCTAGGTCGCCCCCGTCCTTACTACATGTATTGGTGATTAAATATTCTAGTTTCACAACTTAAGCCAGATTTTACAATGATGGAGGTGCCCAAATTATTTTTTCCTAGCCACCAAAATGCTTCCATTTAAGGTCTTCTTTGATTCGCAAGATTCTCGAAACACAGGTATATGAAAAAAAATACAGGATTGAAGAGGAATGCGTACTTGAACCCTATGGGACCCACCGGCTGAAAGTTTGCAACCCGATCCGGCATGGGATTGGCCAATCAAATTTCAGTCTCTACTAAGCCCACCGGTCAAAAATACTGTTGTGTTTGTTCACCTTAACCCATACGCGGTTTGTTGGCCACTATATAAGACCGCCTCCATTCGCTTCACTCACCATCTCACCTCAACTCTCCGATCACATCTCGATTTTCCTCTTCTACACCAACACACACACTCGCTGCGCAATTCGTTTTTGGGACAAGGAGTTCTGCAGCGGCAAAATATTAGCAGCGCAGAGCGATGGAGAGCGTGGATGAAAATGGAGGAAGCCGCCTTGTGGTGACCGAGCTGGGCCACATCAAGGAGCTGGTGAGGCAGCTCGGCGTCAACCTGGGAGGCTGTCCCGAGCACTGCAAGCGTCTGGCCGCCCAGATCTTCGATGTAACCGAGAGGTCCATCGGCATGATCATGTCCGGGCACTTCGACTGCCCGAAGCGCTCCGCCGCCGGCCTCGACTCGCCGCCCTTCTCCGCGACTCCCAGCCCCCTGAGCGACGTTTCGGGGATGCctttccataccaacaacaagaaGAGGTGCATACTTCATCAAACTATTCGAGTTTGTCACGATTAATTGACGCATCAGTCGTATTTTGGATCTTTTTTGGTATAGATTTTTTTACAAATGCTTGCTTTGTCCTTGGCCTTGCAGGAAGATAATGGAGAAACGGAAGCATCAGGTTAGGGTGAGCTCGGAGGTAGGAGGAGCAGAGACCCCAGTCGATGACGGCCACAGCTGGAGGAAGTACGGCCAGAAGGACATTCTTGGAGCCAAGCACCCAAGGTTGGTACTCCTACTTGACTACGTCTGAGCAAATAATTTTTCTTTCAGAGCCTAATCCGCACATGTTTACACGAGTAGCAAGTGGCACCAGAACCATTTGCTTTCGCTTTCTGTGAGATCATCGAGATTTCTGCTTTTGGATTCGGGCACTGGTTGTTCTCCGAGGTGTTCTTTTCAGTTGGTGAATGTTGCAGCGTTTCCACTGTTGCCAATTGATTGGCATCCACTAGTCAGATAGTACGCCTGCTGCATCCGATTCAACTGTTTGCCGTCCCTGACCTGAACTATGCAACATTGCAGGGGGTACTACCGTTGCACGCACCGCAAATCCCAGGGATGCGCGGCGACGAAGCAGGTGCAGCGCGCCGACGAGGACCCGACTCTCTTCGACGTGATCTACCACGGCGAGCACACGTGCATTCATAAGACGGTGGCGGCGTTAGCGGCGGGACACGCGGAGGAGAACCCGGGCGCGAGTAGGCTCCTGCAGAACCTGAGCACGAGCCTGACGGTGAACACCGAGGGGCTTACGGCGACGGCGGGTCACCAGGGCTGCAGCACCACCacgtccttctgcttctcctcgcaGGCGGCGCGCGTGCTGGCGCCGCAAGAG
This region includes:
- the LOC123395551 gene encoding transcription factor WRKY19-like, whose translation is MESVDENGGSRLVVTELGHIKELVRQLGVNLGGCPEHCKRLAAQIFDVTERSIGMIMSGHFDCPKRSAAGLDSPPFSATPSPLSDVSGMPFHTNNKKRKIMEKRKHQVRVSSEVGGAETPVDDGHSWRKYGQKDILGAKHPRGYYRCTHRKSQGCAATKQVQRADEDPTLFDVIYHGEHTCIHKTVAALAAGHAEENPGASRLLQNLSTSLTVNTEGLTATAGHQGCSTTTSFCFSSQAARVLAPQEHYPFSMPSTPENCFGQGASLSTSLEPSPVTSDSNRFSMTPFQAEWRARSELDEVVSALVAAGAPAMEETPFSLDGFEFDVSGFFA